One stretch of Microbacterium terrae DNA includes these proteins:
- the hpf gene encoding ribosome hibernation-promoting factor, HPF/YfiA family has protein sequence METSIVGVGVGITDRFRSVVEEKSARIEHLAPRAQRVDVKVTHRAYHNGRVEDDTVELTLNGKGPIVRAEATDGDKFAALDLAVDKLCEQLRRAKDKRVDARQHPRGAKFKKESGSIQGIDLQPASVDVIRAVATGEIPIITGNEDEADYTPVVIRTKEFDAEWMSVEEAVDRMELVGHDFFLFVDARTDQPSVVYRRKGWDYGVISLTTQTAPEAVAS, from the coding sequence ATGGAAACCAGCATCGTCGGCGTGGGAGTGGGAATCACAGATCGATTCCGCTCCGTCGTTGAAGAGAAGTCCGCCCGCATCGAACACCTCGCCCCGCGCGCGCAACGCGTGGATGTCAAGGTCACGCATCGCGCGTATCACAACGGCCGTGTCGAGGACGACACGGTGGAGCTGACGCTCAACGGCAAGGGCCCGATCGTCCGGGCCGAGGCGACCGACGGCGACAAGTTCGCCGCGCTCGACCTCGCGGTCGACAAGCTGTGCGAACAGCTGCGTCGTGCGAAGGACAAGCGGGTCGACGCCCGCCAGCACCCGCGCGGCGCGAAGTTCAAGAAGGAAAGCGGTTCCATTCAGGGGATCGATCTGCAACCGGCATCCGTCGACGTCATCCGGGCCGTCGCGACCGGAGAGATCCCGATCATCACCGGCAACGAGGACGAAGCCGACTACACCCCCGTCGTGATCCGCACGAAGGAGTTCGACGCGGAGTGGATGTCGGTCGAAGAGGCCGTCGACCGCATGGAGCTGGTCGGCCACGACTTCTTCCTGTTCGTCGACGCGCGCACCGATCAGCCGAGCGTCGTCTACCGGCGCAAGGGCTGGGACTACGGCGTCATCTCACTGACGACGCAGACGGCGCCCGAGGCTGTCGCCTCGTAG
- a CDS encoding ComF family protein, whose amino-acid sequence MDDAASIVRETLFDALAYIVAVDCAGCGEPDTALCDACRAALDPAPVPVLLPGGAGTAWAGLTFDAEPARVLRAVKEDGRVGLARALAPALAAGVGRCLGWEAIEVLVVPVPTTRASFRRRGFRVPDLIARRAGLRVTRALVPVRQASDQRGLGRAERRDNVAGSLRARGVHGRRVVVVDDVVTTGATLAEACRALREAGAEIAGIAAVAATPRRRGGGAEHSDAFETHR is encoded by the coding sequence ATGGATGATGCGGCATCGATCGTGCGCGAGACCCTCTTCGACGCGCTCGCGTACATCGTCGCGGTGGACTGCGCAGGATGCGGGGAGCCCGACACCGCGCTGTGCGACGCCTGCCGCGCAGCACTCGACCCGGCGCCGGTGCCGGTGCTGCTGCCCGGTGGCGCCGGCACGGCGTGGGCGGGACTGACCTTCGACGCCGAGCCGGCGCGCGTGCTGCGTGCGGTGAAGGAGGACGGACGAGTGGGGCTGGCGCGGGCACTCGCACCGGCTCTCGCCGCAGGCGTCGGTCGCTGCCTCGGCTGGGAGGCAATCGAGGTCCTCGTCGTGCCGGTGCCGACCACGCGGGCATCGTTCCGCAGGCGCGGATTCCGCGTCCCCGATCTGATCGCGCGGCGCGCCGGACTCCGCGTGACCCGCGCGCTGGTGCCCGTGCGCCAGGCATCCGACCAGCGCGGCCTCGGGCGCGCCGAGCGACGCGACAACGTCGCGGGGAGTCTGCGTGCGCGCGGCGTGCACGGGCGTCGGGTGGTGGTCGTCGACGACGTCGTGACCACCGGAGCGACCCTCGCCGAGGCGTGCCGCGCGCTGCGCGAGGCGGGAGCGGAGATCGCGGGGATCGCCGCGGTGGCCGCCACACCGCGCCGCCGAGGAGGAGGAGCGGAGCATAGCGACGCATTCGAAACTCACAGGTGA
- a CDS encoding LpqB family beta-propeller domain-containing protein, which produces MRRVAALALAAAAAACLAACAGLPSSSPVNPGLAPGETSSQPEYVFIPDRPQPGASPEQIVEGFIRAGTGPGGNGQWDRAREFLAPDTEWNPQAGVIVDMSGDRVTTAAQEGHVDMSLIATATVDARGTYQRVEAGTRTLSFELARQSDGEWRITEAPDGIVLSRDFFPSVFHRYAVFYFDQSWQYLVPDVRWFPVENAASRVTDALVNQEPSDWLAASVYSFFPDSVSAVPAVPTTAGSTAEVELSGAALSLDADTLDRMLTQLEASLATTGVTSVEMEVDSAPVAASVVDTRSTRVAGVPLVQNAEGFGFLTGDTIEPIPGLSQAVGAVDAVAVQVGAERDYATALLADGHVVRLDAESGGAVVLDERPALIDPSIDPAGTVWSVPRDHPSDVVAFTLEGQRIEVAGAWPGAGTVVAMAVSRDGSRIAALVSTAGRVAVWAAGIERDEAGVPVRLGDPIELGVAGGAPVGLAWLDDVTVGALTRAEDGSTVLEQVVGGPSSTTAAAGVMVQIAGSTSVASVRLLDDDGVLFVKRSTTWEQTATDVDTLATQQGSPEQGAGQ; this is translated from the coding sequence ATGCGCCGCGTCGCCGCCCTCGCTCTCGCCGCGGCGGCCGCAGCCTGCCTCGCCGCGTGCGCCGGGCTCCCCTCGAGCAGCCCGGTGAACCCGGGCCTCGCCCCGGGCGAGACGTCGTCGCAGCCGGAGTACGTCTTCATCCCCGACCGACCGCAGCCCGGCGCCTCGCCCGAGCAGATCGTGGAGGGGTTCATCCGGGCCGGCACCGGCCCGGGGGGCAACGGACAGTGGGACCGTGCGCGCGAGTTCCTCGCCCCCGACACGGAGTGGAACCCGCAGGCCGGCGTCATCGTCGACATGTCGGGCGATCGGGTGACCACGGCCGCGCAGGAGGGTCACGTCGACATGTCGCTGATCGCCACAGCGACGGTCGACGCGCGCGGGACCTATCAGCGTGTCGAGGCCGGCACCCGGACGCTCTCGTTCGAGCTCGCGCGGCAATCCGACGGCGAGTGGCGGATCACCGAGGCGCCCGACGGGATCGTGCTCAGCCGCGACTTCTTCCCCAGTGTGTTCCACCGCTACGCGGTGTTCTACTTCGACCAGTCGTGGCAGTACCTCGTGCCGGACGTGCGCTGGTTCCCGGTCGAGAACGCGGCGAGCCGGGTGACCGACGCCCTCGTGAACCAGGAGCCGAGCGACTGGCTCGCGGCATCCGTCTACTCGTTCTTCCCCGACTCGGTGTCGGCAGTGCCGGCGGTGCCGACGACCGCCGGATCCACCGCCGAGGTGGAGCTCAGTGGGGCCGCACTCTCGCTCGACGCCGACACGCTCGACCGCATGCTCACCCAGCTCGAGGCGAGCCTGGCCACGACCGGGGTGACCTCGGTCGAGATGGAGGTCGACTCGGCACCGGTGGCGGCCTCCGTCGTCGACACCCGCTCGACCCGCGTCGCCGGCGTTCCGCTCGTGCAGAACGCCGAGGGCTTCGGGTTCCTCACCGGCGACACGATCGAGCCGATCCCGGGGCTCTCGCAGGCGGTCGGCGCGGTCGACGCCGTGGCCGTGCAGGTCGGTGCCGAGCGCGACTACGCGACCGCGCTCCTCGCTGACGGACACGTGGTGCGCCTCGACGCCGAGAGCGGTGGCGCAGTGGTCCTCGACGAGCGACCCGCCCTGATCGACCCGTCCATCGACCCCGCCGGCACGGTGTGGAGCGTGCCGCGAGACCACCCGTCCGACGTGGTCGCCTTCACGCTCGAGGGTCAGCGCATCGAGGTGGCAGGAGCCTGGCCCGGTGCGGGCACCGTCGTCGCGATGGCCGTCTCGCGCGACGGGTCGCGGATCGCCGCTCTCGTGTCGACCGCCGGACGCGTCGCCGTCTGGGCCGCGGGGATCGAGCGTGACGAGGCGGGGGTTCCGGTGCGCCTGGGCGATCCGATCGAACTCGGCGTCGCCGGCGGTGCGCCGGTCGGGCTCGCCTGGCTCGACGACGTAACCGTGGGCGCGCTCACACGCGCGGAGGACGGCTCGACCGTACTCGAGCAGGTCGTCGGAGGCCCGTCGAGCACGACTGCCGCAGCCGGGGTGATGGTGCAGATCGCGGGGTCGACCTCGGTGGCCTCGGTGCGCCTGCTCGACGACGACGGCGTGCTCTTCGTGAAGCGGTCGACGACGTGGGAGCAGACCGCGACGGACGTCGACACGCTCGCGACGCAGCAGGGCTCTCCGGAGCAGGGCGCCGGACAGTAG
- the mtrB gene encoding MtrAB system histidine kinase MtrB has translation MTTATARVAASGSAGWRDWRSWPETLSSLWRRSLRFRTLLVTLALTALAVTVACVVMALLIRDDLFDSRLQQALADAQRATTTAQATLDSATVQGDAVQLQNLMTSVQGTLSRQSGADMYAAFRIGPQTPIAPQNFASDTRAEALISAGLRDRVQLEDGADQQWWQSVALPTDDGSDIPGIIVGQQLDVPEVGPYELYFAYDLADASQTLRFVQGTLWFAGIGLVLLISAIAWFVLRSVTGPISEAADTSAKLAAGELGVRLDVRGEDELATLGRSFNAMADSIESQIKELADLSLVQQRFVSDVSHELRTPMTTIRLAADMINDQRDAFDPSTARAAELLNAQVQRFETLLTDLLEISRYDAGSVQLELEPTSLAHLAEDVIGSMHQLAEQHGSDVRLVAPGGYSPVDMDPRRVRRIVRNLIGNAIEHGEARPIVVTVDSDHDAVALGVRDYGLGMRAEDVGRVFDRFWRADPSRKRTIGGTGLGLSIAIGDARLHGGELAVWSELGRGTNFVLTLPRQPGSPVGRSPLAIDPGDEATPGMDDLGLTQPIDVLDVGELDGVEDLRLVDGDRARRGETS, from the coding sequence GCGCGGGTCGCGGCATCCGGATCCGCCGGATGGCGGGACTGGCGCTCGTGGCCGGAGACCCTGTCGAGCCTGTGGCGGCGCTCACTGCGGTTCCGCACGCTCCTGGTCACCCTCGCGCTCACCGCGCTCGCGGTGACGGTCGCCTGCGTGGTCATGGCGCTGCTCATCCGCGACGACCTGTTCGACTCCCGCCTGCAGCAGGCGCTCGCCGATGCGCAGCGCGCGACGACGACCGCGCAGGCGACGCTCGACAGCGCCACGGTGCAGGGTGACGCGGTGCAGCTGCAGAACCTCATGACGAGCGTGCAGGGCACGCTCTCGCGCCAGTCGGGCGCCGACATGTACGCGGCGTTCCGCATCGGGCCGCAGACCCCGATCGCCCCACAGAACTTCGCGAGCGACACGCGCGCCGAGGCGCTCATCAGCGCCGGCCTGCGCGATCGCGTGCAGCTCGAGGACGGCGCCGATCAGCAGTGGTGGCAGTCCGTCGCGCTCCCCACCGACGACGGATCCGACATCCCGGGCATCATCGTCGGCCAGCAGCTCGACGTGCCCGAGGTCGGCCCGTACGAGCTGTACTTCGCGTACGACCTCGCAGACGCCTCGCAGACCCTCCGCTTCGTGCAGGGCACGCTCTGGTTCGCCGGCATCGGACTCGTGCTGCTCATCAGCGCGATCGCGTGGTTCGTGCTGCGTTCGGTCACGGGCCCGATCTCGGAGGCCGCCGACACCAGCGCGAAGCTCGCCGCGGGCGAGCTGGGGGTGCGGCTCGACGTGCGCGGCGAGGACGAGCTCGCCACCCTGGGGCGGTCGTTCAACGCCATGGCCGACAGCATCGAATCGCAGATCAAGGAGCTCGCCGACCTCTCGCTCGTGCAGCAGCGATTCGTCAGCGACGTGTCGCACGAGCTCCGCACGCCCATGACGACGATCCGCCTCGCCGCCGACATGATCAACGACCAGCGCGATGCCTTCGACCCGTCGACCGCGCGGGCCGCCGAGCTCCTCAACGCCCAGGTGCAGCGCTTCGAGACCCTGCTGACCGACCTGCTCGAGATCAGCCGGTACGACGCGGGCTCGGTTCAGCTGGAGCTCGAGCCCACGAGCCTCGCGCACCTCGCGGAAGACGTCATCGGCTCGATGCATCAGCTCGCCGAGCAGCACGGGAGCGACGTGCGCCTCGTCGCGCCCGGCGGCTACTCGCCGGTCGACATGGACCCTCGGCGGGTGCGGCGCATCGTGCGCAACCTCATCGGCAACGCGATCGAGCACGGCGAGGCCCGGCCGATCGTGGTCACGGTCGACTCGGATCACGACGCCGTCGCCCTCGGCGTGCGCGACTACGGGCTCGGGATGCGGGCCGAAGACGTCGGACGCGTCTTCGACCGGTTCTGGCGCGCCGACCCGTCGCGCAAGCGCACGATCGGCGGCACCGGCCTCGGTCTCTCGATCGCGATCGGCGATGCGCGCCTGCACGGCGGCGAGCTCGCGGTGTGGTCGGAACTCGGTCGTGGCACCAACTTCGTGCTCACGCTCCCGCGTCAGCCGGGATCGCCCGTCGGGCGCAGCCCGCTGGCGATCGATCCCGGCGACGAGGCGACGCCGGGGATGGACGACCTCGGCCTCACCCAGCCGATCGACGTGCTCGACGTGGGCGAGCTCGACGGCGTCGAGGATCTCCGCCTCGTCGACGGCGACCGCGCGCGCAGAGGAGAGACATCGTGA